Proteins from a single region of Herpetosiphonaceae bacterium:
- a CDS encoding response regulator yields the protein MPTRIMVINDTQEILELFQEILTEEGYEVVLYSYGIQDLAEVERVNPDLIILDHLIGGEAVGWQMLQKLKLRRTTATIPVIVCTAAVKAIQEMEGYMKSKNVGLVLKPFDIDDLLRAVNLALQTPKLSEAQSNDGAADVPEEASS from the coding sequence ATGCCGACACGCATCATGGTGATTAACGATACGCAAGAAATTTTGGAACTCTTTCAGGAGATTTTGACCGAAGAAGGCTATGAAGTGGTGCTCTACTCTTATGGGATTCAGGATCTCGCCGAAGTCGAGCGCGTTAATCCGGATCTGATTATCCTCGACCATCTGATTGGCGGCGAGGCGGTCGGCTGGCAGATGTTGCAGAAGCTGAAGCTGCGCCGCACAACTGCCACAATCCCGGTGATCGTCTGTACGGCTGCGGTCAAGGCGATTCAGGAGATGGAGGGGTACATGAAATCCAAGAACGTCGGGCTGGTGCTCAAGCCGTTCGACATCGACGATTTGCTGCGGGCGGTCAACCTCGCGCTCCAAACCCCGAAGCTCAGCGAGGCACAGTCCAACGACGGTGCCGCGGATGTACCCGAAGAAGCCAGCTCGTAG
- a CDS encoding FtsX-like permease family protein, translating into MSSLLIKTSIRYLLRHPWQVGLSILGVALGVAVVVAIDLANTSARRAFTLSTETVTGRTTHQIIGGAGTLDEALYRELIQRGTVRQAAPIVEGYVSAASEAVGPIQVLGVDPFAESGFRAFSVGQTEDAATFVPLLSEPATGIISEQTARRAQVEAGETLDLLVNGQRRAIRIVGLLQPPDEASRRALDGTLLCDIATAQELLGEVGRLSRIDLILPEGTTGEQAQATIAAQLPTGVEIVRPATRTQAIEQLARAFETNLTALSLLALVVGMFLIYNTVTFSVVQRRGLLGTLRCIGVTRREIFVLILTEAALLGLIGSALGLLLGIVLGNGLVRLVTRTINDLYFVVTVRGLFISPITLLKGLGLGLGATLLTALVPANEASSTPPRTVLRRSSLEERLRRALPLVTGASAAMFIAGTGLLLLPSRSLWISFGGLFGLVFGCALLTPLVTLALMTLLRPLTGRLFGLLGRMAARDVIAALSRTSVAIAALMVAMSVTVGVGVMVGSFRQTVITWLDTSLRADIYVSPPGLAANRVDAELDPAVIERLRSAPGIVSSARYRNLLVRSGENLVQVVAIDVNERGKEAYRLVSGSNDAAWQAFTEGAVFVSEPFAYRFNVPRSGGTITLQTDSGPQTFRVAGIFYDYSSDQGVVVMPLDVFRQHWSDRAISSLALYVAPDQNVDEVVDRLRGLVGGQQDVLIRSNRGLRQGTLEIFDRTFAITSVLQLLATTIAFVGVLSALMALQLERARELGVMRANGLTPRQLWGMVLGQTGLMGFTAGLLSLPVGMLVALVLVYVINRRSFGWTLQITLTPGVFVQALVLALVAALLAGIYPAYRMSRTPPALALREE; encoded by the coding sequence ATGAGCAGCTTACTGATCAAAACAAGCATCCGCTACCTGCTGCGCCACCCGTGGCAAGTCGGGCTGTCGATCCTGGGCGTGGCGCTGGGCGTTGCGGTTGTGGTGGCGATCGATCTGGCGAATACCAGCGCGCGCCGCGCCTTTACGCTCTCGACCGAGACGGTGACGGGACGGACCACGCATCAGATCATTGGAGGCGCTGGCACGCTCGACGAGGCGCTGTACCGCGAGCTAATCCAGCGCGGCACCGTGCGGCAGGCCGCGCCGATCGTCGAGGGCTACGTCAGCGCGGCGTCCGAGGCGGTCGGGCCGATCCAGGTGCTCGGCGTCGATCCCTTCGCCGAGAGCGGCTTTCGGGCGTTTTCGGTGGGCCAGACCGAAGATGCCGCTACGTTCGTGCCGCTGTTGAGCGAGCCCGCTACCGGCATTATCTCCGAGCAGACCGCGCGCCGCGCGCAGGTGGAGGCTGGCGAGACGCTCGATCTGCTGGTCAACGGGCAGCGCCGCGCGATCCGCATCGTGGGGCTGCTCCAGCCGCCCGACGAGGCCAGCCGCCGCGCGCTGGACGGCACGCTGCTGTGCGACATCGCCACGGCCCAGGAGCTCCTGGGCGAGGTCGGGCGGCTCAGCCGGATCGATCTGATTCTGCCGGAGGGCACGACCGGCGAGCAGGCACAGGCGACGATCGCGGCGCAACTCCCGACGGGCGTCGAGATCGTGCGGCCTGCCACGCGCACCCAGGCGATCGAGCAGCTTGCACGCGCGTTCGAGACGAACCTGACCGCGCTGAGTCTGCTGGCGCTGGTTGTGGGCATGTTTTTAATCTACAACACCGTGACCTTCTCGGTAGTGCAGCGGCGCGGTCTGCTCGGCACCCTGCGCTGCATCGGCGTGACCCGGCGCGAGATCTTTGTGCTGATCCTGACCGAGGCGGCGCTGCTGGGACTGATCGGCTCGGCGCTTGGTCTGCTGCTGGGGATCGTCCTGGGCAATGGGCTGGTGCGGCTGGTGACGCGCACAATCAACGATCTCTACTTCGTGGTGACGGTGCGCGGCCTGTTCATCAGCCCGATCACGCTGCTCAAGGGCCTTGGCCTTGGCCTTGGCGCGACGCTGCTCACGGCGCTGGTGCCAGCCAACGAGGCCAGCTCGACGCCGCCGCGCACCGTGCTGCGCCGCTCGTCGCTTGAGGAGCGCCTGCGCCGGGCGCTGCCGCTGGTGACAGGCGCGAGCGCGGCGATGTTTATCGCGGGCACCGGCCTTTTGCTGCTGCCGTCGCGCTCGCTGTGGATCAGCTTCGGCGGGCTGTTTGGCCTGGTCTTCGGCTGCGCGCTGCTCACGCCGCTGGTGACGCTGGCGCTGATGACGCTGCTCCGTCCGCTCACCGGGCGATTGTTTGGATTGCTGGGCCGCATGGCAGCGCGGGATGTGATCGCCGCGCTGAGCCGCACCTCGGTGGCTATTGCCGCGCTGATGGTCGCGATGTCGGTCACGGTCGGCGTCGGCGTGATGGTCGGCTCGTTCCGCCAGACGGTGATCACCTGGCTCGACACCAGCCTGCGCGCCGATATTTATGTCTCGCCGCCGGGCTTGGCCGCCAACCGCGTCGATGCGGAACTCGATCCCGCCGTGATCGAGCGGCTGCGCAGCGCGCCGGGCATTGTCAGCAGCGCGCGCTATCGGAACCTGCTCGTGCGCAGCGGTGAGAATCTGGTGCAGGTCGTGGCGATCGACGTGAACGAGCGCGGCAAAGAAGCCTACCGGCTTGTCTCCGGCTCGAACGATGCCGCCTGGCAGGCGTTTACCGAGGGCGCGGTCTTCGTCTCCGAGCCGTTTGCCTATCGCTTCAACGTTCCGCGCAGCGGCGGCACGATCACGCTTCAGACCGACAGCGGCCCGCAGACGTTTCGCGTGGCGGGCATCTTCTACGATTACTCATCGGATCAGGGCGTCGTAGTGATGCCGCTCGACGTTTTTCGGCAGCATTGGAGCGACCGGGCGATCTCGTCGCTGGCGCTGTACGTCGCGCCCGATCAGAACGTCGACGAGGTCGTCGATCGGCTGCGCGGGCTGGTCGGCGGACAGCAGGATGTGCTGATTCGCTCCAATCGCGGGCTGCGGCAGGGCACGCTGGAGATCTTCGACCGCACCTTCGCGATCACGTCCGTGCTGCAACTACTGGCGACGACGATCGCGTTTGTCGGGGTGCTCAGCGCGCTGATGGCACTTCAGCTTGAGCGCGCGCGCGAGCTAGGCGTGATGCGCGCAAACGGACTGACGCCGCGACAGCTCTGGGGCATGGTGCTGGGCCAGACCGGCTTGATGGGCTTTACGGCGGGGCTGCTCTCGCTGCCGGTGGGCATGCTGGTGGCGCTGGTGCTGGTGTATGTGATCAACCGCCGCTCGTTCGGCTGGACGCTTCAGATCACGCTCACGCCCGGCGTGTTCGTGCAGGCGTTGGTGCTGGCGCTGGTCGCGGCGCTGCTGGCGGGGATCTATCCGGCCTACCGTATGTCGCGCACGCCGCCCGCGCTGGCCCTGCGTGAGGAGTAA
- a CDS encoding ABC transporter ATP-binding protein has translation MQSTQHAARAPLITIEGLSKWFDEGDRRRVVLNEVNVSFNRGEFVVLLGKSGSGKSTLLNLIGGIDSPSSGSIRFDSRDLTRLDERARTLFRREHIGFIFQFFNLLPTLTVIENIMLPLELNDRADAAGRQYARDLLAQVGLADRADTYPDKLSGGEQQRIAIARALVHDPLLILADEPTGNLDIETGRQVLDLLDTLTRRAGKNLLMVTHSPDVIGLADRVFHIKDAHLVESQPYEALTPVTS, from the coding sequence ATGCAGAGCACACAGCACGCAGCACGCGCGCCGCTGATCACCATCGAAGGACTCTCGAAGTGGTTCGACGAAGGCGACCGGCGGCGCGTCGTCCTCAACGAGGTGAATGTTAGCTTCAACCGGGGTGAATTCGTTGTCTTGCTCGGCAAGAGCGGATCGGGAAAATCGACGCTGCTAAACCTGATCGGCGGTATCGACAGCCCATCGAGCGGCAGTATCCGCTTTGACAGCAGGGATCTGACCAGGCTGGACGAGCGCGCTCGGACGCTCTTTCGCCGCGAACATATCGGATTTATCTTTCAGTTCTTCAACCTCCTGCCGACGCTCACGGTGATCGAAAATATTATGCTGCCGCTCGAACTCAACGACCGCGCCGACGCGGCGGGTCGGCAGTACGCGCGCGATCTGCTGGCACAGGTCGGTCTGGCCGATCGCGCCGACACGTACCCCGATAAGCTCTCCGGCGGCGAGCAGCAGCGCATCGCGATTGCCCGCGCGCTGGTCCACGATCCGCTGCTGATTCTGGCCGACGAGCCGACCGGCAACCTGGACATCGAAACCGGGCGGCAGGTCCTCGATCTGCTGGATACGCTGACGCGGCGGGCCGGAAAAAACCTGCTGATGGTGACGCACAGCCCCGACGTGATCGGACTCGCCGACCGCGTGTTTCATATCAAAGACGCGCATCTGGTCGAGAGCCAGCCCTACGAGGCGCTGACGCCGGTCACATCCTAG
- a CDS encoding STAS domain-containing protein, with the protein MFLPAFTDSETERRAQLLLLILLMLVPSMIAITLMLLLLKGLGSTLVLTCGVLLVVLLGLLGLLRAGYVTSATVGLIAALSIANIAGASTPEFANIQSAYTAYGVSNGVVLLIAGFLLRWWSAVPVAIVVLSLQQIVGVALDTTLRIGFVAAVILLTFGLLVSLFARSLQFALQHARTQEAAAQAAAVQANDLNNELEARLRDTSTLLDQERHLRDTISQLTVPVQEIGERVLFAPLIGHIDSTRGQQVSDTILQKLHSSRAHTIIVDVQGVSTIDTNVARMLDQLIQAIQLLGARVMLTGISAQMAATITQLGISFRDIALYPSVSSALQATTIQRVDRNSSLHPSFS; encoded by the coding sequence ATGTTTTTGCCTGCCTTCACCGATTCTGAAACAGAACGGCGCGCACAGCTCCTGCTGCTCATTTTGCTTATGCTCGTGCCGAGCATGATCGCCATTACGCTGATGTTGCTGCTTCTCAAAGGCTTGGGCTCGACCCTGGTGCTGACCTGCGGCGTGCTGCTCGTCGTGCTGCTTGGGCTGCTTGGGCTGCTACGAGCCGGGTATGTCACCTCGGCGACGGTCGGCCTGATCGCCGCGCTCAGCATCGCCAATATCGCAGGAGCCAGCACGCCTGAGTTCGCGAATATTCAGAGCGCGTACACGGCGTATGGTGTATCGAACGGGGTTGTGCTGCTGATCGCAGGCTTTTTGTTGCGCTGGTGGAGCGCCGTACCGGTCGCGATCGTGGTGTTGAGCCTCCAGCAGATCGTAGGGGTGGCCCTTGATACCACGCTGCGGATCGGCTTCGTCGCAGCCGTTATCTTGCTGACCTTTGGCCTGCTCGTCTCGCTCTTTGCGCGCTCGCTGCAATTTGCGCTTCAGCATGCGCGCACACAAGAGGCTGCCGCCCAGGCTGCGGCGGTGCAAGCCAACGACCTGAATAACGAGCTGGAGGCGCGGCTGCGCGATACGAGCACGCTGCTGGATCAGGAGCGTCATTTGCGCGACACGATCAGCCAGCTGACGGTGCCGGTTCAGGAGATTGGCGAGCGCGTGCTCTTCGCGCCGCTGATCGGCCATATCGACAGCACGCGCGGCCAGCAGGTGAGCGACACGATCCTGCAAAAGCTGCACTCGTCGCGGGCACACACGATCATCGTCGATGTGCAGGGCGTTTCGACGATCGATACCAACGTCGCACGCATGCTCGATCAGCTGATCCAGGCAATCCAACTGTTAGGCGCGCGCGTCATGCTGACGGGCATCTCCGCCCAGATGGCCGCCACGATCACCCAGCTTGGCATTTCGTTCCGTGACATTGCGCTGTATCCTTCGGTAAGCAGCGCGCTCCAGGCAACGACCATCCAGCGTGTCGATCGCAACTCCTCCTTGCATCCCAGCTTCTCATAG
- the hutU gene encoding urocanate hydratase, translated as MARTIRSPRGTTLSCKGWVQEAALRMLMNNLDPDVAEDPEHLIVYGGTGKAARSWEAFDALVRTLRDLEADETLLVQSGKPVAVFRTHSGAPRVLLVNSMLVPRWADWETFRSLEARGLTMYGQMTAGSWIYIGTQGILQGTYETLAELSRQHFGGSLRGRWVLTAGLGGMGGAQPLAVTMNEGVALVAEVDPHRIQRRLETGYLDQAVDTLEEAMTLVEAALREQRPLSVGLLGNAAEIYAELALRNITPDAVTDQTSAHDALNGYVPAGMAFADALALRQADPETYVRRSRETMGQHVAAMLQMQERGAIAFDYGNNIRAQAQLAGVERAFDIPGFVPAFIRPLFCEGKGPFRWVALSGDPQDIYRTDQAILELFPDDEPLHRWIRQAREKVHFQGLPARICWLGYGERARAGLAFNELVRRGEVSAPIVIGRDHLDAGSVASPNRETEAMRDGSDAIGDWPILNALLNSVNGASWVSVHHGGGVGIGYSLHAGMVIVADGTDEAALKLDRVLTGDPGMGVVRHADAGYDLARDVARERGVKIPMLDEAGE; from the coding sequence ATGGCGCGTACAATTCGATCACCGCGTGGAACGACGCTGAGCTGTAAAGGTTGGGTGCAAGAGGCTGCGCTGCGCATGCTGATGAATAATCTCGATCCCGATGTGGCGGAGGACCCTGAGCATCTGATCGTCTATGGTGGCACCGGCAAGGCAGCGCGTAGCTGGGAAGCCTTCGATGCCCTGGTGCGGACGCTGCGCGATCTTGAAGCGGACGAGACGCTGCTGGTACAGTCGGGCAAGCCTGTGGCCGTGTTTCGCACGCATTCCGGTGCTCCACGGGTGCTGCTGGTGAACAGTATGCTCGTTCCCAGGTGGGCCGATTGGGAGACGTTTCGCTCGCTGGAGGCGCGCGGCCTGACGATGTATGGGCAGATGACGGCAGGCTCGTGGATCTATATCGGCACGCAGGGTATTCTCCAGGGCACCTACGAGACGCTGGCTGAGCTAAGTCGGCAGCATTTCGGCGGCTCACTGCGCGGGCGCTGGGTGCTGACAGCCGGGCTTGGCGGCATGGGCGGCGCGCAGCCGCTGGCGGTGACGATGAACGAGGGCGTCGCGCTGGTGGCGGAGGTCGATCCGCACCGCATACAGCGACGACTCGAAACCGGCTATCTCGATCAGGCGGTGGATACGCTTGAGGAGGCGATGACGTTGGTCGAGGCCGCGCTGCGTGAGCAGCGTCCGCTCTCGGTTGGGCTGCTGGGCAATGCCGCCGAGATCTATGCTGAGCTTGCGCTCCGCAATATCACCCCCGACGCCGTCACCGATCAGACGTCGGCTCACGATGCGCTGAATGGCTATGTTCCGGCGGGCATGGCTTTCGCCGATGCGCTTGCATTACGTCAAGCCGATCCCGAAACCTACGTTCGCCGTTCGCGCGAAACGATGGGCCAGCATGTCGCGGCCATGTTGCAGATGCAGGAGCGCGGCGCGATTGCCTTTGATTATGGCAACAACATTCGCGCCCAGGCGCAGCTTGCCGGAGTCGAGCGCGCGTTTGACATTCCCGGCTTCGTTCCGGCGTTTATCCGCCCGCTCTTCTGCGAGGGCAAAGGTCCGTTCCGCTGGGTCGCGCTGTCGGGCGATCCCCAGGATATTTATCGCACCGACCAGGCGATCCTTGAGCTTTTTCCAGACGACGAGCCGCTGCATCGCTGGATTCGCCAGGCGCGCGAGAAGGTGCATTTTCAAGGGCTGCCCGCTCGCATCTGCTGGCTGGGCTACGGCGAGCGCGCCAGGGCTGGCCTCGCGTTCAACGAGCTGGTGCGGCGTGGCGAAGTATCCGCGCCGATCGTGATCGGTCGCGATCATCTCGATGCAGGCTCGGTGGCGTCGCCCAACCGCGAAACCGAGGCCATGCGCGACGGCTCGGATGCGATCGGCGACTGGCCGATTCTGAATGCGCTGCTCAACAGCGTCAACGGCGCGAGCTGGGTTTCGGTCCATCACGGCGGCGGTGTCGGCATCGGCTACTCGCTCCACGCAGGCATGGTGATCGTCGCCGATGGAACGGATGAGGCCGCGCTCAAGCTGGATCGTGTGCTGACCGGCGATCCAGGCATGGGTGTCGTGCGTCATGCCGATGCGGGTTACGATCTGGCGCGGGATGTGGCGCGCGAGCGCGGCGTTAAGATTCCGATGCTGGATGAGGCTGGGGAATAA
- a CDS encoding UbiA family prenyltransferase codes for MHMKAEHVALGMRISVAERIRYEMHLSWLFIKGDISATIVPTSLFTIAAWHSRSIPLYELVAALGSGLTYFWLYVCIFCVSNQLTGIEEDRLNKPYRPLARGIVSYEGALMRWIVLMALFTFVGWWLDLLGWALLWQAATVLHNFGGWARHWIGKHLVMGAGIVAGLAPAWELVTPLTPIAWRWIILLACTVMLLVAAQDLRDIAGDRVIGRQTLPIVFGEMQTRASLSFGFVLLPAVIYVGLIAPADSTWAALLCSMVPAAMSLWIAARIVLYRTRQADHQTYMLFTYWYCTMMLTAIVVL; via the coding sequence ATGCACATGAAGGCCGAGCATGTAGCGTTAGGCATGAGAATCTCGGTAGCTGAGCGCATCCGCTACGAGATGCATCTCAGCTGGCTCTTCATCAAGGGCGATATCTCGGCAACGATCGTGCCTACATCCCTGTTTACCATTGCCGCCTGGCATAGCCGCTCAATCCCGCTGTATGAGCTGGTGGCGGCGCTAGGCAGCGGGCTGACCTATTTCTGGCTCTATGTTTGCATTTTTTGCGTTTCGAATCAGCTCACCGGTATCGAGGAAGATCGGCTCAACAAGCCCTATCGTCCACTTGCGCGCGGTATCGTCTCATACGAGGGCGCGCTTATGCGCTGGATCGTGCTCATGGCCCTGTTTACCTTCGTCGGGTGGTGGCTCGATCTGCTGGGCTGGGCCTTGCTGTGGCAGGCGGCAACGGTGCTGCATAACTTCGGCGGCTGGGCACGACACTGGATCGGCAAGCACCTGGTGATGGGCGCTGGCATCGTCGCGGGCCTGGCTCCGGCCTGGGAGCTGGTCACGCCGCTCACGCCCATCGCGTGGCGCTGGATCATCCTGCTCGCGTGTACGGTGATGCTGCTGGTCGCCGCGCAAGATCTGCGCGATATTGCAGGCGACCGCGTGATCGGGCGGCAGACATTGCCGATCGTATTCGGCGAAATGCAGACACGCGCGAGCCTGAGCTTTGGCTTTGTGCTGCTGCCAGCAGTGATCTATGTCGGGCTGATCGCGCCCGCCGACAGCACATGGGCCGCACTGCTGTGCAGTATGGTCCCGGCGGCTATGAGCCTGTGGATCGCCGCCAGGATCGTGCTGTACCGCACGCGCCAGGCCGATCACCAGACCTATATGCTGTTCACCTACTGGTACTGCACGATGATGCTCACCGCGATCGTCGTCCTGTAA
- a CDS encoding HAMP domain-containing protein, translating into MFAQLRTRLWMSSLATVAVVIGLLAFMLLIQVRFNERVHHISNLKDAANDARELALYTQYMVHDNDAYALGHREHRAEFEGHVTTIAALYTRLQQAIDSGVLDPTEQMHIDQMRALHEQYGRAARQLFDAADTNLAQPSEANQATQDAAWERADQVGSQLSEETHELAHRIDAKLEGAASIISARHSQVLIAMGIFGAIVITLLVVIQGMAGRSVGVPLRRLMAGVHEYTAGNLDVRIDSKSRNEIGALARAFNQMAGSLQEQRRALEQRNHELQQSLHTQQQLFSTVQDLAAPLLPIGHQIVLLAIVGHVDPQRADALLQTLLQGVAQQRASCAILDVTGIALMDTEVLRLLLQMIEATELLGAQVLVAGISSSMAKVIVAQNIDVRRLRPYRDLGSAIEAAQALRADLASGGVLASR; encoded by the coding sequence GTGTTTGCGCAACTTCGTACCCGCTTGTGGATGAGCAGCCTGGCGACCGTGGCTGTCGTGATCGGTCTGCTCGCCTTTATGCTGCTCATCCAGGTTCGATTCAATGAACGGGTTCATCATATCAGTAATCTGAAAGACGCGGCAAACGATGCTCGTGAGCTGGCTTTGTATACTCAGTATATGGTGCATGATAACGACGCCTATGCGCTTGGGCATCGAGAGCATCGGGCAGAGTTCGAGGGGCACGTGACGACGATTGCGGCGCTTTATACCAGACTCCAGCAAGCCATCGATTCGGGCGTTCTGGACCCAACCGAGCAAATGCACATCGATCAGATGCGCGCGCTTCATGAGCAATACGGACGCGCTGCGCGGCAGCTTTTCGATGCTGCCGATACGAACCTGGCTCAGCCATCGGAGGCCAATCAGGCGACGCAAGATGCGGCCTGGGAGAGGGCCGATCAGGTGGGCAGCCAGCTTAGCGAGGAAACGCATGAGCTTGCTCATCGCATCGATGCGAAGCTTGAGGGTGCGGCTTCGATCATCTCGGCGCGCCATAGCCAGGTGTTGATCGCGATGGGTATCTTCGGCGCGATCGTGATTACGCTGCTGGTGGTGATCCAGGGCATGGCGGGACGATCGGTGGGCGTGCCGCTGCGACGGCTGATGGCGGGCGTTCACGAGTACACGGCAGGCAACCTGGATGTGCGGATCGACAGCAAGAGCCGCAACGAGATCGGCGCGCTCGCCCGTGCGTTCAATCAGATGGCGGGCAGCTTGCAGGAGCAGCGTCGCGCGCTTGAGCAGCGCAACCACGAGCTTCAGCAAAGCCTGCACACACAGCAGCAGCTCTTCTCGACGGTGCAGGATCTCGCGGCGCCGCTGCTGCCGATCGGTCATCAGATCGTGCTGCTGGCGATCGTCGGCCATGTCGATCCGCAGCGCGCCGACGCGCTGCTCCAGACCTTGCTCCAGGGCGTGGCGCAGCAGCGCGCCTCCTGCGCGATCCTCGATGTCACCGGGATTGCGCTGATGGATACCGAGGTGCTGCGGCTGCTCTTGCAGATGATCGAGGCGACTGAGCTGCTGGGGGCGCAGGTGCTGGTCGCGGGGATTAGCAGCTCGATGGCAAAGGTGATCGTGGCGCAGAATATCGATGTTCGGCGTTTGCGTCCCTACCGCGATCTCGGCTCGGCGATCGAGGCGGCGCAGGCCTTGCGCGCCGATCTCGCATCAGGTGGCGTGCTGGCCTCACGATAG